Below is a genomic region from Cyanobacteriota bacterium.
TGTGCTGCTTTTTCCTGGCATTTTACTATCAGCTCTCATTATGGGAGCCTTTGCCGCTGGGGGCTAGCAGTTGTAGATAGCTAACCTTTTCCTATGGACATGCCACTTAATAGGTTGGCCTGATAGGTTGGCGTGAGCCAAAAGGGGCAGATAAAGAAAAGGGGCAGACTATTGCCCCTTCATTTGTTGTATTTGTTGCATAGGTTTTGCAGTATCGCTATCTGAAGCTCCACAGATACGGTTTCTGTGTAGTGTCAACTATCAGGATGGTGACTAGATAGTGACTAGATAGTGACTAAATAATCCCATGACAATCGCAGAAGTAGATGCAAAAGCCACTGACTGGATGATGTTAGTAGCAATGTTGTGAGTACGTCGATGGGTTGATGATGGATTGATCTCCTAACCAACTGGCTTAAGTTAGATTACCTGACTTGGTTAGGCTACCAACTAGCTTGCTTAACATCATTGACTCATCAAAACCTGCATTGCCATGATGTTCAGGATCTGCCTTAAGCTGCTTGCTTAAATAGCGTGTCTAGATAAACTCGTGCTGCTCGTCGATCGCTATCCCCGTTTTGCAACAGGAACAACGACAATGCTGCGCAGAATACACGGTCTTGATCCCATTCGGGATGACGATCTAGATAACACTTTAGGGACTCGTGCAAAGTTTCAGGAATTTCTGCCAAGATGCTGATCGTTGCGTTCATCGAAAGCCTCTCTAATCTGAAGTTTAACCTAAGCAAACAAGTTAAAAACTGCACCTTGATGATGTAGTTTTTCCGGCACAACACAGCCTGACCCAAGAGCCTTTCACTATAGCCAGAGCCATTACAGCATGAGCTGATAGAGACTCTGAGCAGTAGGAAGACGTATCTCGTTCAAGCAGTTATTTATATGCAGGTGCCTTATTGTCGTTAGCAGAGGGCAGAATTGTCAACGTTGCAATTGATACCAATCACAATTCCGTGAAAATCGGGATAACGAAAAAATAGGCATTTGCCAGCGATCTCTGTTACATAACTTTACAATAACCTGTTTGGTTTCCGTAATGTGTGTCATGTAGCCTAGATTTTTGCCAACGCTGCGATCGCTGATTCCATCGTTTCTCCTGTGGAAAATTCCCCATAACCTGTGGAAAATTCTGTGAAAAGCTGTGGAGTGATTGTGAAATCGGTGGGGAAAAGGTGGTTATTTGCAAAGAATTACAACGTTTTTGCAGAGTCAGATAGCATAGATTTTATTGACTGTACGGTTGACAGTCTATGATGCCAATCTGCTGCCTGTTGGCGGATTGTCACAATTTCGTCAAGGGTAAATCGGTCAATATTTTTGAGAATCATACTCATACGCCCCTGGGATGTAAGGGCGGCTCGATGACGAATCAGAAAATCCCAGTAAAAAATATTGAAGGGGCAAGCATTACTGCCTGTGCGAGCTTTTGGACTATAGACACATCCTTTGCAATAGTCGCTCATGGTGTTGATATAGTTAGCTGACGCGGCATAGGGCTTTGAAGCAAGGATCCCGCCATCAGCAAATTGCCCCATGCCAATCACATTCGGTTGCATCACCCAGTCGTAGGCATCAATAAAGGCAGCATGAAACCAATTTTCTAGGGCTTGGGGGGAAATGCCTGCAATGAGGGCAAAGTTACTCAGAATCATCAGCCGCTGAATATGGTGGGCATAGCCAGTCCGTTGTACCTGATCAAGCACTTGGCGTAAGCAATTCATCTCCGTATCGCCTGTCCAGAAAAAATCTGGCAAAGGGTGATGATGGTTAAACCAGTTGCGCTGAGGATAGTCATCATCCACATAAGCGTAAAGGCCACGCATGTATTCCCGCCAACCCAGCACTTGCCGAATGCAGCCTTCAACACTGTTCAGGGGAAGATTACGATCGGTAAACGCTTGTTCTATAGCCTGGATAACTTCTAGCGGGTGCAATAAGCCCAGATTCAGATAGGGAGAGAGTAACGAGTGCCACAGGGTATCTTGTCCAGTTACCATCGCGTCTTCGTAGGGGCCAAAGGTAGGGAGGCGATGGTTGATAAAATCAGTCAACAGTTGCAGTGCTTGCTGACGGGTGACGGCCCAGCGAAATGGTTCTAAATTGCCATACAGTGGCATGTCCAACTGACGAACCTGCTCCATGACAGCCTGTGTAATGGCATCAGGTTCTATCCAGAGCGGCTGGGGAGGGTGTAAGCCCTGTTTGGGAGGTTTCCGGTTTTCCTTGTCTAGGTTCCATACGCCGCCGATCGGCTGTCCATCTTGCATTAGAACCCCAAATCGTTTGCGTCCTTCCCGATAAAAGTCTTCTAATAATAGACGTTTACGATGGCTGGCCCATTGCCGAAATTCGCTATCACTCCACAAGAATTGGTTGTTGGGGATAATTGTG
It encodes:
- a CDS encoding DUF2811 domain-containing protein codes for the protein MNATISILAEIPETLHESLKCYLDRHPEWDQDRVFCAALSLFLLQNGDSDRRAARVYLDTLFKQAA
- a CDS encoding cryptochrome/photolyase family protein; the protein is MTIGVWILGDQLSATQAALQSCDRANTAVILIESLAHVRVRPYHRQKLVLVWSAMRHFAEELRAAHWQVTYVPAADDFVPVLDEWIRSHHLTELRVMQPADRPFARFIQTLQLPCSVTIIPNNQFLWSDSEFRQWASHRKRLLLEDFYREGRKRFGVLMQDGQPIGGVWNLDKENRKPPKQGLHPPQPLWIEPDAITQAVMEQVRQLDMPLYGNLEPFRWAVTRQQALQLLTDFINHRLPTFGPYEDAMVTGQDTLWHSLLSPYLNLGLLHPLEVIQAIEQAFTDRNLPLNSVEGCIRQVLGWREYMRGLYAYVDDDYPQRNWFNHHHPLPDFFWTGDTEMNCLRQVLDQVQRTGYAHHIQRLMILSNFALIAGISPQALENWFHAAFIDAYDWVMQPNVIGMGQFADGGILASKPYAASANYINTMSDYCKGCVYSPKARTGSNACPFNIFYWDFLIRHRAALTSQGRMSMILKNIDRFTLDEIVTIRQQAADWHHRLSTVQSIKSMLSDSAKTL